In the Eptesicus fuscus isolate TK198812 chromosome 22, DD_ASM_mEF_20220401, whole genome shotgun sequence genome, GGCCCCTGGATTTGTACAACAAGACTAGGCAATAGATGAAATCTGGGTAAAAGTCTTGCTAAATTAGCAGTTATTTGTTTAGATATGTGATATGCTGCTACATCTAGATTCTTGACCTTCATTTGAACCAACTTTTTTAGAGTAAACCCTAGTCGGAtagttcagagagatgaaggcatATCCCTATATCTAGAGTGGGGGGATCTCCTAGGGCCCCACTGGTCCTTCCTTCAATCTTGAGTCCCGCCTGCTGTTGAAAAATACCCTTTCCTCAGCAGATACCTGTGTGCTCTGTGTCCTGAACAGGTTATTCCGGTGGTGGCTCGGATGATCTACGAGATGTTTTCTGGTGATTTCACACGATCCTTTGACAGTGGCAGTGTCCGCCTGCAGATCTCGACTCCAGACATCAAAGATAACATCGTTGCTCAGCTGAAGCAGCTGTATCGCATCCTCCAAACCCAGGAAAGCTGGCAGCCCATGCAGTCTACCCCCAACATGCAGCTGCCCCCGGCCCTGCCGGCTCAGTAATCACGAATgccatcttccttctcttttttacaATATTGTACAtatggatattttttattattcaggtTTAACCAGCTTGTAAAACCTCCTTTCTTTCTAACAATGTGAGTCGTTTCTGATTCTCCAAATATGTCTGGTTCTTAAAGTTGATTTAATTTATGGAAAAATCACCCTTTatactttccctttcttttttataaacatCCCAATGGTAGTAGAATTGTAGTAGAAGAAGATTTGGACACCAGGGTTCTAACTACGGCTTTACTCTCAATGTACGACCTTGAACCAAGCCATTTAACCTCTGGGCTTCAGATTCATTACTGTAAAGTGAAGGGGTTGGACTGATGCCTGAAATAATGCCAGCTTTAAAACTCTGACTCGATGACTTCATTCTACTTGTACAAGGCAAAACTGCCTGGAACAGAACCCTTCTGAATTGTTCTtgtaccactttttttttcttttctttcttgccttCATTAAAGTTCCCTCAAGCGCTGATTTGTCCAGGATTGATCTGTTTGACCTGTTCTGCTAGTAGAGTAAGCTGGCTCCCTGATGGGGGAAGTGAGCCAGCTGGTTGCCTAGGAACCAAACATGATATCTAAATAGAAATGGGTGCCAAAGTCTGAAAGTCACCCGACCTGTGGAGTAAACGCTCATAAATTGAGCTTCTAAAGGGAAGCTGTCAACACAGAAGGCCCAGGATCCTGTGGACGCATTGGTTGGCTGGTGTTTGCCTCGTCACCACTCCGATACCACTGTGTGTGTGCGCGGCAGATGAGAGTGTGTGACTTGCTGGCAGCCTGCAGAAAGGACAgagccctctttttttttttttttttttaattctctgaggAAAACCTGGGGATGAGCTGGGCATCTAGGAAAACTCTGCCGAGTATAAAAGGGACAGTTCCTCCCTGTTTGGAGAATTTTACAGCCTTCTTATCATTTGTGTTATTTGCATTTGGGAAAAATAGGGTGTTGAGCTGGTTAAGGCCGAAGTGAAGAAGGGCTGGGAAGTGTTTTTCTGGAAAAGGCTCACCTTAGCACAAACCTGCTTGTCTCCCTAGCGGAGGTAGCCGGGTGTGAATAATGAAGGTGTTGAACTTTGCATCTATAGGTGCCACAAATTGGTCTTATCTGTTAACTTTTGCTAGGCCCCTGAccctttgcctcttttttttttctttctttttttacggGTAAAGTCACACATGATTTAAATTTCAAGGACATCGTGGAAAACACGATGCTAATCTCTGGTAGCACACCCAATCCTCTTGAATGCTGATGGCTATTGGTGCCaggccatatttatttatttataaaaaatattttattttttaaaatatatttttactgatttttttacagagaggaagggagagggatagagtgttagaaacatcgatgagagagagacatcgatcagctgcctcctgcacaccctccacttgggatgtgtctgcaaccaaggtacatgcccttgaccagaatcgaacctgggacccttcagtccgcaggccgacactctatccactgaaccaaaccggtttcggcgagaccATATTTAGAAAGCCTGTATCTAGTCTGCTACCCTTAAACCAAGCCACCTCCTACTTGCTACTGGAGTCGAGCTAGCTGAAAAGTTAAGCTAGTTTTATTTCAAAACCATAGCTTCAATTTAATCACAGGTGTCAGTGGGACTTATTTAGAATGCTTAAGCCCCAGTTTTAGAGTCTCTAAGGGATCTAGTAGGATCTGCTACTAAAGTCTGACCAAGAGAAATTTGGGTAAAGCTGAGGTGTTCAGCTGTGAGCTGAAATTTGGCTTCTAGAGACCAGAAAATATTCAAGGCATAGAAACTATATTTTTGGTTATTTTGCGGGTTGGGTGAAGTGAGGGTTATGGTTTTGATGTCTGGCTGCCTCTGTCTGTGTCTGCATAGCTCCAAAGGATAAAGAACTCACtgtagatcaggcgtcctcaaactacggcccgcgggccacatgcgggtgtttttgccgttttgttttttacttcaaaataaggtatgtgcagtgtgcataggaatttgttcatagttttttttaaactataatccggccctccaacggtctgagggacagtgaactggccccctgtttaaaaagtttgaggacccctgctgtagatAAATGGGTAGAGCGGCTCTGGGCTGGTCCCTTTCCCTTATTCAGTGAGATGCTAACAGCCAGGCTGTCCATCTGGAATGGTGCCCAGAGAATGGGAAGCTGGGTATTGAAAATAGTGTTCTGAAGTGCCAAGAAGCATCAAACTCTTAGTATGTGACTGGAATGAAAACTTTATAAACATGTCAGAGGAATGGATGAGTGGTTTTATGTGGTCTTAACTGGAgcccagtttctttttaaaaatccttttgagGATGCTGGGAGACTCGTGCAGGGCTCTCCACCAAGCTCCCTCAGCGTTCCTTCTTTGGTCCTGATGGATAGATACTGggtgtcctttctttttttttttttttttatatatattttattgattttttacagagaggaaggaagaaggatagagagctagaaacatcgatgagagagaaacatcgaccagctgcctcctgcacaccccccacgggggatgtgcccgcaaccaatgtacatgcccttgaccggaatcgaacctgggacctttcagtctgcagaccgacactctatccactgagccaaaccggttttttGGGGTGTCCTTTCTTTTTGGGAGACCCAGGTTACTATCCCCTTTGGTGGCTAAACCACTCATTCCCTTGGTGTCTTCTACTTCCTTGACTTCACCTTGATGAAGACTGGGAAGAGTTAGGTGGTGTCCACTCTGCCACCAAAGTTAGCTCAAAGTAAAAAGAACCCACTGTAGGTAAATGGGGAGGGCAAGTGTTGGATCGCCACATATAATTAGGTCTCTGGTCAATGTTGCCATAGCACCCTGTACTTTCTCTGAGTCATCAATTCCCTTGTAATTACTCAGCATCTGTGTCTTGACTACAAACTTGCTGAAGGTAGGGACTGTTCATTTTGGACTTTGATGCCAGCCCTTAGCATATTTTCTGGTAATATagtatgttttcaaatatttgttgttagaataaatgaatgaactaagTAAGTCTTTTATCTTAGGGATTTGTTGGTAACCACCATGGTAAAATAAATATGGGGcaggaaaaaaattctaaaattagtTTCTGGTCTCTGCTTCTGACTCCCTCTGAGCTAAGGACCAGGGTGAGACTGGAAGCCCCTACAAACCAGTcctccttcctggctggcccccacctctACTCCGTAATGGTCTCTTCATCTTCTCTTCACCCTTCCAAGCTAGGACCAGTAGTGAAACCTCCAGTGTGGGTGCCTGCAATTCCCTTAGCCTCTGCCCTGCCCATGTTATCAATAAATTTGGGTCTTATTCTCAGATAAAAGTTTTCTCAAAGTCTTTCCCTTCAATTTATGGGTCTGATCGCTGGTAGTTAAAGAGGTGTTCACCCTTCGGTGAAATACTACTTTTCTTCGTAAAGACCTGACTGAAAAGCTTCTGCATCTCCCTGTCTCATTTCTCATATGAAGTCAGCAAATTGAATTCCGACAACTTAAGCTGTATGAAGGGGGGTAGGTGAGGAAGCGGGGAGGGTTGTTTTGTGCGCTGTGACACCTCCGAGAAGCATGCCTAGCACACATTGGTTCACAGGGAGTACTCCTGCCCTTCACACCCGGCTTAGACATGACCAACCTGGACCAGGATAGCACTGGTCCGCCCACTTCTCAGAACTGAGCCTCTCAAATTTAGGACTTAGGCGGGTCAaagtttacaaaacaaaacaaacctctgAAACTCTGTAGCACCAAAGCAGGTGTGGAGATCCTACAAAACACGTCGCGCCGTCTGGAAGATAAATCTCGTTTGGAGGGGAAATCGCATTTCTCTAGGCACAAATGAAAGTGCTTTTGCACCACATGGAGACAGCTGCCCGAAGCCGAGGACGGTAGCAGCGGGCTGCCAATCAATCAGGTCCCGCCTTCTCAGGGCCACTTCCGCTCCTCGCGGTTCCTAtacggaggggcggggccagcttcGGGTGGTCGGAAAGGACCGGCCTCTGGGCGAGGCGCGCGAGCGGGCTGGTGACGTCATGGAAGGCagcgggggtggcggggtggcggGAAGGAGTCGCGTTGCGCATGCGCAGTAGACCGACTCTGCCGACCGGAAGCCGAGCGGGCGGGATTTCCAGTGGGGTGGCGGATCGCTGGGTTCGTGGCTGGTGTGGCAGTGCGAAGGGACTGGAAAAAGAAGTTCCTGAGCCCGCGAACCTGCAGCGGAAGTGGAAGAAGAACGTATGTGTGTGATACAAAGCACGATAATTTGCTCAGAAAAGGGTGTGGGGATTGGAGGGAGGCCTTCCGCAGAGGGTCCGTGGATGTCCACCAGGAGGGATGGCGGAAATTAAAACACCACCCTCCTGCAGTTCTtacacatttcatttatttactttcacAGGGTGAGATGGTAATCAGTCCACATTCTAGTGTAAATCAGTTTAATCAGATTTCTATTCTCAGAACTATTCTGGCGGGAAGAGAAGGTGACGTTGGCAGTGGAAAGAGTACATTTGGAACCTAGAACTCTTGTCTCTGAGGGCAGTTTtaggtgaaatgctctgaatttGGCAAGAGACTGTCTTCTTGCCTCTTCGTTGCCCCAAACTTCTCACAGTTTGAATCAGAGAAAGTAATTTACAAAAACTACAATTTAGAATAGAAGCCAGAAAGAATACAAATCTATCCCTAAATCCAGAAAGACACATGAATTTGGGGCTCAGGGAGATGGAGTCAACCGTAGAAATCACCCCATCTTGCCTGGCCTGGGTTAGCATTCCAAAGCATAAGGAGGGACAAAATGACCTTTGGAAGATGCTATAAgacaggagagggctgttggcaGCTTAATAATCCCCTGGTCCTGCTTTGTTTTTAGGTCCTTCAAGTGTCTGTAGCTCAGAGAtgtggcccagggcagggaaCTGTCTCTAGTTAAAGAGGCCATGCCTGACGTTGCTTCCAGATCCCATGTCAACACCAAGTCCTCAGCTGCTGGTGGCAGCTGCTCAGCGGACCCTGAGCATGGGAAAGAGACGGGGCCCAGCCCGAGCTGTCTGCCTTCACCTAGCGGGAGAGGTCCTGGCTGTGGCCCGGGGACTGAAGCCAGCTCTACTCTATGATTGCAACGGTGCAGGGACATCGGAGCTCCAGAGCTATCTGGGGGAACTGCAGGGCCTGGGCTTCCTGACCAAGGGACTTCACATCCTTGATATTGGAGGTAACAGCCTGATCGTCATACCTGAACATGTATGTCAGCACCTGGAGCAGGTGCTGCTTGGTACTATAGCGTTTGTGGATGTTTCCAGCTCCCAATCTCACCCTTCTGTCTGCTCCCTGGACCAGCTTCAGGACTTGAAGTCCCTCATAGCCGAGATCATCACCCATTTGCAGGGGTTGCAGAGGGACCTCTCCCTGGCCGTCTCCTGCAGCAGACTCTGCTCCTCAGATTGGAATCTCTGTACTGTGTTTGGGATTCTCCTGGGCTATCCTGTTCCCTATACCTTTCACCTGAACCAGGGAGATGACAACTGCTTAGCCTTGACCCCACTACGGGTGTTCACTGCTCGGATCTCGTGGCTTCCTGGTCAACCCCCAGTCTTGCTCTATTCCTTTAGTGTCCCAGAGAGCTTGTTTCCAGCCCTGAGAGACATTCTAAACACTTGGGAGAAGGACCTTAGGACTCGATGTGGGGCTCAGAATGACTTTTCTGACCTCAGCATCTCCTCTGAGATCGTCACCCTGCCAGTTGTGGCCCTCTGACTAACTCCCATGTAgaaagtactcagtaaatattcagCTCTAAGTCAGGGATTACAAGTAGGCATCATCTCCAGTGTCAATTCTGAGCATCTTGAGAACACTAGGGAAGAATGCTCTAGTCAACTGGCCACGTCTGTGACGGGCACAGGAacaggtggtggtggcagcagcagcattgGTAGTACATACTTGCCATTTCTATACTAAGGAGCCTTCTTGACTTAACTGAGATGTCTATTCCTTTTTCACTAGATAGAAGATAGAAGGAAAGAGATTGTGGAGAAGGGGAATGAGGGGGTAGATGGAGAAGGTTATAAGGGGGAAAATAGCTATTTTAACAAAGAttgtggccctgactggtttggctcagtggacagagcgtcggcctgcagactgaagggtcccaggttcgattccggtcaagggcatgtaccttggttgcgggcacatccccagtagggggtgtgcaggaggcagctgatcgatgtttctctctcatcgatgtttctaactctctatccctctccctctctgtaaaaaaataataaaatatatttaaaaaaaagattgtggaGAAGAAGAGAGGTGGAGGACAAGTAGTGTACCCTTGCATACCATATGTATGGTATGGTAATGTTGTAAATATACTCTGTGGGTAGTGTTCACTAGAAAATAGCAGGCCTGGGCTTTATTGCATGTTTCTATACCTCCAATGAATTGGACTATGGAAAGTAGACCAAGATGCTCAAGTGTCTTATATTTGTGATGTGATAGGTCAGTCACGAATAAACAATTCTGGGGAACAGAGATTGTCAGGCGAAGTTTATTTGTTTTACAGtaggtggaaaaaaataataaagttagaaATGTCAGTTGGGTTGGGAAAACCCACACTTAAAAGTATCCAAACCTTCTGagttttttattcagtttttttattgagtttttttgcTTCTGATTTTCACCCAAGGCAGCTGTCACAAGTTATTCAGATCACCAGGCTGTCCTTGTTGGCCAGGAACACTGCTAGTGCTATAGCAATCATCAGGATCAGCATCGATAGCCATCGGCCACACTGCCtctgagggtggagggggagaaaagagaagccATGAGTTGGAGAAGATATAGGCAAAAACCATTTTCCTTCCCATTCTGGCCCAGTGGGAACTCTTGGGTTGGTGGAAGAGGGGAAGGTTTTCTCTATCACTTTGTTACCTCCCTTGGGATAAAACCACTTTGCTGGTAGTCACTGGCCCATAAGCCAGGATCATTGGCCCAGGAAACCACAGCCAGCTGTGGCCAGATACTTAAAATACTGACAAGTCCAATCAAAGGTGGAAAAGAACTCAGCAAAATTGTATTGTTCTCTGTTCATACTCCTTGTTACATTTTCTCTCCTCATTCTGTTCTTGCCACTACACTCAATAGGCCAAAAAACACCATTTCATATTTTAGCTAATAGTAAGTTCCTTCAGGCTTAAGAGTTGttccatgaaaaaagaaaaaaaaaaaaaaagaaaagccctggctggtgtgctcagtagtTAAGAGTGTTGCCCTGTGCAcagaagggttgcgggttcgattcctggtcaagggcatgtacctgggttgcaggttcgttcTCCTCCGGCCTATTGGgctgtgtacaggaggcaaccaatcaatgtgcctctcacattgctgcttctctttccaccctcccactctaaaatcaatgggaacatatcctcgggtgaggattaacaacaacaacaaaagagttcCATGAACATTAAGCTGGGGTGCATAAGCCAGTGTTTCTTTCCCTGGTTGCTATACTGTCGGTATAAACCAAGCTGAATGGGACAGGCTGGTCAGAAGATTTGGCTAAAGGAGGAATAGTCCCACCATCATCTAGGGCTGTATGGGAGGATCATGCTCTTACTCcgggaggcagctgctggctctgGTTCAGGTCTTCTCGACAGTGCTGCAGCTTACGTAGGCAGGAGAGATACTCATCACTGAGGTTGTCTAACTCTGAATGCAGTTCTCTGCACTGTGGGGGAGAATACCACCAAGGTCATTGCCAGGTAAAGGAGAGGGCCCCGTGTAAgttacccattcattcatttggaaTTTGtaccaccttccttccttcccaggctgTCTCAGTGATTTCAGTTTGCCTT is a window encoding:
- the C22H1orf74 gene encoding UPF0739 protein C1orf74 homolog, whose protein sequence is MSTPSPQLLVAAAQRTLSMGKRRGPARAVCLHLAGEVLAVARGLKPALLYDCNGAGTSELQSYLGELQGLGFLTKGLHILDIGGNSLIVIPEHVCQHLEQVLLGTIAFVDVSSSQSHPSVCSLDQLQDLKSLIAEIITHLQGLQRDLSLAVSCSRLCSSDWNLCTVFGILLGYPVPYTFHLNQGDDNCLALTPLRVFTARISWLPGQPPVLLYSFSVPESLFPALRDILNTWEKDLRTRCGAQNDFSDLSISSEIVTLPVVAL